TGGCGCACATAACCGAAGTCCTCGCTTCTATCCTTGAATCCTTTTCGTCCATCTTCGTTGTATAAGTCTGGACGCTGGTCATTGACATTCAATGTATTCCCGCTCTGCTGGTAAATACCAGTCCTGCCATCACGATCTCCAGGTGAGGCATTATTATCTGCTGCCGCGCAGCCAGTCAAAGCAACTGTTCCGCAAATGCCAAGAGCCATTATTGCTTTTTTCAATTAAAACACCCCCTAATCATTAGAATGGCTTTGAAATTATTTTTTTTGCTTAGTAATTGATGGGGAATAAGTTATAATTAAGAAAAGTGCAAGCGCTAAGGCTTGCCAATAGACAGAGAACTATTCAGACGTTACGGAAAAAGAGGTGGACCTACCGATGATTTGCATCAATAATCTATGCTATGAAATTGTGGACGAAAACAGGGATGGCTTTAATGAGGAAGCCTTTCGCGCCAGATACAGCGAGATTTTAACGAAATATGACTATATTGTTGGCGACTGGGGATATGGACAGCTACGGTTAAGAGGCTTTTTCGATGATCAAAACCAGAAGTCAACTTTCGATACGAAAATCAGTACCGTCAGCGAGTACTTATATGAGTATTGCAATTTTGGCTGTGCTTATTTTGTCGCTAAGAAAGTAGCAAAACAAGGATAATACTAAAAAAACAGACCTGGATGAAATTGATCCAGGTCTGTTTTTGTCTGGAAGAGAGTCAGGAAAAATGTTCCGAACATGAAGAAATGCTCCGAGCAACTGCAAGGAGCATTCTTCATACTTATAAATCACTATACGGCGGCTGTTCACTTTCACTCGGGTCATCATGGGTTGGGTGGGCACCCGCTTCTTTACGCGGTGTTCCTTGATGAAGGGACTTGAACTCGTAGTTGAAGTTGCTGTATGATCGCTGTCCCTCACGCCAAGGAGTGCTCTTGCCTTCTACTGGTTCATCTTTCCTGAACGGAGAGCCATAGGGACCCTCAGGATAATCTTCAGCCGATATATAGTTTTTTTGCGCTT
This DNA window, taken from Mesobacillus boroniphilus, encodes the following:
- a CDS encoding cytosolic protein, whose protein sequence is MSKEDSEKYSDFSNVEAQKNYISAEDYPEGPYGSPFRKDEPVEGKSTPWREGQRSYSNFNYEFKSLHQGTPRKEAGAHPTHDDPSESEQPPYSDL
- a CDS encoding YutD family protein, which translates into the protein MICINNLCYEIVDENRDGFNEEAFRARYSEILTKYDYIVGDWGYGQLRLRGFFDDQNQKSTFDTKISTVSEYLYEYCNFGCAYFVAKKVAKQG